In Onychostoma macrolepis isolate SWU-2019 chromosome 04, ASM1243209v1, whole genome shotgun sequence, one DNA window encodes the following:
- the LOC131538724 gene encoding zinc finger protein ZFP2-like, with protein sequence MVFVKEESEENMIEPEPCRIKQEPEPCRIKQEPEPCRIKQEPEPCRIKQEPEPCRIKKEEPEPCRINHEEPEPEPCRINHEEPEPCRIKQEEPEPCSIKQEEPETWRIKQEEPETWRIKQEEPGEFIEEKEENEESSEVEEKNHVKTGGKPLSCSQTKQKDLKKRRATESFTCTQCGKSFTHKTSFARHMRIHTGEKPFTCDQCGKSFTHKTSFECHMRVHTGEKPFTCDQCGKSFTQSAHLKVHMNVHTREKQHACDQCGKMFLWASVLKKHLKVHAKKPHSCHLCGESFLRLQNLKVHQKIHTAVEEYMCFECEKTFSSVTCLKLHERIHTGEKPYQCSHCDKRFIQSTHLKTHERIHTGEKPYKCSHCDKRFNHSAHLKTHERIHTGEKPYQCSHCGKRFNHSTHLKTHERIHTGEKPYKCSHCDKRFKKSGDLKTHERIHTGEKLYKCSHCDKRFNQLPNLKTHERIHTGEKPYKCSHCDKRFNQSTNLKKHERIHTGEKLYKCSHCDKRFNQLPNLKKHERIHTGEKLYHGTAGGKRLIQSSGIHSHTKKQSE encoded by the exons ATGGTGtttgttaaagaggagagtgaggaGAACATGATTgaaccagaaccctgcagaataaaacaggaaccagaaccctgcagaataaaacaggaaccagaaccctgcagaataaaacaggaaccagaaccctgcagaataaaacaggaaccagaaccctgcagaataaaaaaggaggaaccagaaccctgcagaataaaccacgaggaaccagaaccagaaccctgcagaataaaccacgaggaaccagaaccgtgcagaataaaacaggaggaaccagaaccctgcagtataaaacaggaggaaccagaaacctggagaataaaacaggaggaaccagaaacctggagaataaaacaggaggaaccaggag agtTCATTGAAGAAAAAGAGGAGAATGAAGAATCAAGTGAAGTTGAGGAGAAAAATCATGTCAAAACTGGAGGAAAACCTTTGAGTTGCTCTCAAACCAAacagaaagatttaaagaaaagaagagctACGGaatctttcacctgcactcagtgtggaaagagtttcacacacaaaacaagTTTTGCGCgtcacatgagaattcatacgggagagaaaccattcacttgtgatcaatgtggaaagagtttcacacacaaaacaagttttgagtgtcacatgagagttcatactggagagaaaccattcacttgtgatcaatgtggaaagagtttcacacaatcaGCACACCTTAAGGTACACATGAACGTCCACACTAGAGAGAAGCAGCACGCATGTGATCAATGcggtaaaatgtttttatgggcTTCAGTTCTGAAGAAACACTTGAAAGTTCATGCAAAGAAGCCACATTCATGCCATTTGTGTGGTGAGAGTTTTTTGCgtttacaaaatttgaaagtacatcagaaaatacacactGCTGTGGAagagtacatgtgctttgagtgtgaaaagactTTTAGTTCAGTGACCTGTTTAAAATTGCATGAGAGGAtacacactggagagaaaccttatcagtgttcacactgtgacaagagattcattcagtcaacacatctgaaaacacatgagaggatacacactggagagaaaccttataagtgttcacactgtgacaagagattcaatcATTCAGcacatctgaaaacacatgagaggatccacactggagagaaaccttatcaGTGTTCACACTGTGGCAAGAGATTCAATCATTCAAcacatctgaaaacacatgagaggatccacactggagagaaaccttataagtgttcacactgtgacaagagattcaaaAAGTCAGGAgacctgaaaacacatgagaggatccacactggagagaaactttATAAGTGTTctcactgtgacaagagattcaatcAGTTACcaaatctgaaaacacatgagaggatccacactggagagaaaccttataagtgttctcactgtgacaagagattcaatcAGTCAACAAATCTGAAAaaacatgagaggatccacactggagagaaactttATAAGTGTTctcactgtgacaagagattcaatcAATTACCAAATCTGAAAAAACATGaaaggatccacactggagagaaactgtaTCACGGCACTGCAGGTGGGAAGCGTTTAATTCAGTCATCTGGTATACACAGTcatacaaaaaaacaatcagagTAA